Proteins encoded together in one Coffea arabica cultivar ET-39 chromosome 2c, Coffea Arabica ET-39 HiFi, whole genome shotgun sequence window:
- the LOC113727419 gene encoding probable prefoldin subunit 4 produces the protein MQQAGSSGSETEVTWEDQQKINQFSRLNNRFHELEDEIKLAKETNDNLEDASNELILTDDDIVRFQIGEVFAHIPKDEVETRIEQMKEVTSKNLEKLEEEKESIVAQMDELKKILYGKFKDSINLEED, from the exons ATGCAGCAG GCTGGGTCATCTGGGTCAGAGACGGAGGTCACGTGGGAAGATCAGCAGAAGATTAACCAATTCAGTAGGCTGAATAATCGATTTCACGAGCTTGAAGACGAAATCAAATTGGCCAAg GAAACAAACGATAATCTTGAGGATGCCAGCAATGAGTTAATTCTCACTGATGATGACATAGTGCGTTTCCAAATTGGGGAAGTTTTTGCTCATATACCCAAAGACGAAGTTGAGACCAGAATCGAACAGATGAAGGAGGTAACCAGCAAGAATTTGGAGAAgctagaagaagaaaaggaatcaATAGTCGCTCAAATGGATGAACTTAAGAAGATTTTGTATGGCAAGTTTAAAGATTCCATCAATCTTGAGGAGGATTAG
- the LOC113727421 gene encoding sec-independent protein translocase protein TATA, chloroplastic has translation MAISSVSISSTLVPISSTKPPPSLPSSFSSSNSLFFSTNRSGFSLGSSKIKNNSASSRARKRGLSCTCLFGLGVPELVVIAGVAALVFGPKKLPEVGRSIGKTVKSFQQAAKEFESELKKEPISAAEPSAEKVKAVSDEGGQDAEVKSIKES, from the exons ATGGCAATCTCCTCCGTCTCCATCTCATCCACTCTAGTACccatttcttcaacaaaaccACCACCCTCTCTGCCCTCTTCCTTCTCTTCATCTAACTCTCTCTTCTTCAGCACAAACCGGTCAGGCTTCTCTCTGGGCTCaagcaaaatcaagaataatagCGCTAGCAGTAGAGCAAGGAAGAGGGGGCTTTCTTGCACCTGCTTGTTTGGGCTTGGTGTGCCGGAACTGGTGGTCATTGCAGGCGTCGCCGCCCTCGTTTTCGGACCCAAGAAGTTGCCGGAAGTGGGTCGAAGTATTGGCAAGACTGTCAAAAGCTTTCAACAG GCTGCTAAGGAGTTTGAATCTGAACTGAAAAAAGAACCTATATCAGCTGCAGAGCCTTCTGCTGAGAAGGTCAAAGCAGTAAGTGATGAAGGTGGACAAGATGCTGAAGTCAAGAGTATTAAGGAGAGTTGA